In one window of Synechococcus sp. M16CYN DNA:
- a CDS encoding translocation/assembly module TamB domain-containing protein: protein MSVARRGVVPVVGILLLASSGVFGFRAIDRWVAESVAGWRLQLEGSLARPLGHSIRVGPYQGLRLWGLSFGRSQILPSKLNRSQINLDSFVVSLDPLASLRKWKPVLRFNIRGLEAKLRRNKEGNYWTLGQSDSTDNIPDLELHYRLDQPARLIFEPAGRELELSGHGAIQLAKSSFNTTSSLRWLGQTGSLRLEGSGRWDRPQFSLRGRANALELKTLAALLPATPSVVAAGTVNGDLHLQWSGQTMGCQGRLNFTGVRLQLQALSDQLRFSRTRIDCHDGQILLAPVRIYNGNLTAAASGTIAPGKRVDLKFTVHRYSDFGENALHLQIIGPWAEAHWQLTGQLGLQNKSALRGPFIFKGKGTTSFSRSNGRRILLKDLSLQAPGLRLALSGQWGQATDLRSTKLLVLPELWKDIPILQASLGTAAPVLGQLVINGEGGSPVVHIKLAQADNPLLDNWTLRAQWSKNKSALILNQFNSPFFKATAYLPVTWAKSEVRSGELRASLRLQSLELQRFSVLAGIKLGGTLSASGRLQGPLNALQSNLTLATNQPRIGPILLSGLWTGRLSEEVGQRPRLLMTAAKPTVPGVLDINFATNGWPLVVELERGGGLLRVVGSQNGYNWTATGLALNGLKVVFPFYRRPVPVTGKVTGTGQLNRAPIGINGNLAFNALKAGPLILQQASLNGNIQDDHFQAKAILTPPLGTVTVTTQGTIGKPLYSRLEATDISFNWLLNLTRQLLNPKQADKERLSHTDDLGTIITNTFGNSLDSHLQILAKTRQTLKTSKHSHPDQEIRINRLDGRLNALATLQGPYSKALIANIQAQAHLWINNGDQAKALQLEPVMITLQGSLFGGNGKFSLLHLPISLMALFIPVPPVLQGTLGLHGRYDLSDTSPLIHSSLVLKSTILSNQQPYLKRNAVILKNGILHLDLALQSRENDKLITLQGSVPLDPSSNISLQIESHRGTLHMLAGLTRGDVKIHAGKADLSLILRGSLSQPIANGFMVISNGNITVGEQNLSRVNASILFDSNQIELQWLEAQLGSSGKLQGAGSIGLFQRQKVDSPLTFEITKGTIHQSIIRFQADGKLVVKGALTQPSVAGNLTFSNGVITPRSGILSRTRNSGLSNVATSNARPNLKEDFIPKMSVGKLWGETWDFKKPLVLIEPNTPLQESQDRFRQMKPNLPTLRFRNLKLVLGPNLEVEMPPWISFRVGGELLLNGPLDSSLQTRGVIRLNSGRVTLFTTTFLLDSKASNVAVFTPSLGLVPYIDVAMKARVSDSVGIGASDHVTNSNVFETNGLGMMSIGGSQLNLVKVTVEAVGKADRLRDNLKLRSAPPMGESELLRLIGGNSLNGLAGAGGAALATMVGQSLLSPVLGTITNVLGQRMQIGLLPTYVTPSVKPAKEGDPGQAPPTFTLVTEVGIDITDRFDLSLIAAPNNPNVPPQTTVTYRLTPSTTLSGSVDFKGTWQSQLQVLFRF from the coding sequence ATGTCGGTGGCGCGGCGAGGAGTGGTACCAGTGGTTGGCATTCTACTCCTAGCTAGTTCAGGAGTGTTTGGGTTTCGTGCAATCGATCGCTGGGTGGCTGAGAGCGTGGCAGGGTGGCGGCTGCAATTAGAAGGTTCTCTGGCTCGTCCTCTAGGACATTCGATACGAGTTGGTCCTTATCAGGGCCTTCGCCTGTGGGGATTATCTTTCGGGCGAAGTCAAATCCTGCCCTCCAAGCTCAATCGATCCCAAATCAACCTGGATAGTTTTGTAGTCAGCCTGGATCCATTGGCCAGTTTGCGCAAATGGAAACCGGTTCTTCGATTTAACATTCGGGGGCTGGAAGCAAAACTTCGACGTAATAAGGAAGGCAACTATTGGACTCTAGGTCAATCAGACAGTACAGATAACATTCCTGACCTAGAACTTCATTACCGCTTAGATCAACCAGCTCGTCTAATTTTCGAACCAGCTGGTCGGGAATTGGAGTTGAGTGGTCACGGAGCCATTCAGCTGGCTAAGTCCAGCTTCAACACTACCTCTAGTTTACGCTGGTTGGGTCAAACTGGTTCTTTGCGATTAGAAGGTAGCGGTCGCTGGGATCGACCCCAGTTCAGCTTGCGTGGTCGAGCAAACGCGCTTGAGTTAAAGACCCTCGCGGCGCTGCTTCCAGCTACGCCAAGTGTAGTCGCCGCCGGAACAGTGAATGGTGACTTGCATTTGCAATGGTCTGGGCAGACAATGGGCTGTCAAGGGAGACTTAACTTCACTGGAGTGCGCCTGCAGTTGCAGGCTCTATCTGATCAGCTCCGCTTTAGTCGGACCCGTATCGACTGTCACGATGGCCAAATCCTACTCGCGCCCGTTCGAATTTACAACGGTAACCTAACGGCTGCTGCTTCAGGGACGATTGCACCTGGGAAGCGGGTAGACCTCAAATTTACCGTACATCGTTATTCCGATTTTGGTGAGAACGCTCTGCATCTTCAGATTATTGGTCCGTGGGCCGAAGCGCACTGGCAACTGACTGGCCAATTAGGACTTCAGAACAAGTCGGCTTTACGTGGGCCATTTATTTTTAAAGGCAAGGGGACGACCTCGTTTTCAAGATCCAATGGGCGTCGTATTTTGCTCAAAGACCTAAGTTTGCAAGCTCCAGGATTGCGCTTGGCCCTGTCAGGTCAATGGGGGCAAGCCACCGATCTTCGTAGTACCAAACTGTTAGTCCTGCCTGAGCTTTGGAAAGATATTCCTATCCTCCAAGCAAGTCTAGGTACAGCGGCCCCAGTGCTCGGTCAACTTGTGATCAACGGTGAGGGTGGCTCTCCGGTGGTACACATTAAACTTGCACAAGCAGATAACCCGTTACTAGATAATTGGACATTGCGGGCCCAATGGTCGAAAAACAAATCAGCTTTAATCCTAAATCAATTTAACAGTCCGTTCTTTAAAGCAACGGCTTACTTGCCAGTTACTTGGGCTAAAAGCGAAGTGAGAAGTGGCGAGCTGCGGGCTAGCCTGCGTCTTCAATCACTCGAATTACAACGTTTTTCGGTACTAGCAGGGATAAAATTGGGTGGCACACTTTCGGCAAGTGGTCGTTTGCAAGGACCATTAAATGCTTTGCAGTCGAACCTCACTCTTGCAACGAACCAGCCTCGCATCGGTCCTATTTTACTGTCGGGGCTCTGGACTGGGCGTTTATCGGAGGAAGTTGGTCAGAGGCCTCGACTATTGATGACTGCTGCTAAACCAACAGTACCGGGTGTACTCGATATCAACTTTGCTACTAATGGTTGGCCTTTAGTAGTAGAGTTGGAGCGTGGTGGTGGCTTGCTGCGTGTAGTAGGTAGTCAGAATGGATATAATTGGACTGCTACTGGATTAGCTCTTAATGGTCTAAAAGTGGTGTTTCCGTTTTACCGACGGCCGGTGCCTGTGACCGGCAAGGTCACAGGCACCGGCCAGTTGAACAGAGCACCTATAGGTATAAACGGCAATCTTGCATTTAACGCCCTGAAAGCAGGTCCTCTAATACTACAACAGGCGAGTTTAAACGGCAATATCCAAGATGACCATTTTCAGGCAAAGGCCATTTTAACACCCCCATTAGGCACCGTAACCGTCACGACTCAAGGAACTATAGGCAAACCTCTATACAGCCGCCTCGAAGCTACTGATATTAGTTTCAATTGGTTATTGAATCTTACTCGTCAATTACTTAACCCAAAGCAAGCTGATAAAGAACGTCTAAGTCATACTGATGACCTAGGAACTATAATTACAAACACTTTTGGTAACTCCTTAGATAGCCATCTCCAAATACTCGCTAAAACTCGCCAAACCTTAAAAACTTCTAAACATAGTCATCCTGATCAGGAAATACGGATTAATCGTCTAGATGGACGACTCAATGCTCTAGCTACATTGCAAGGCCCATACTCTAAAGCTTTAATTGCAAATATACAGGCTCAAGCTCATCTTTGGATAAACAACGGGGACCAAGCTAAAGCTCTGCAACTTGAACCTGTAATGATCACATTGCAAGGGTCTCTCTTTGGCGGTAATGGAAAATTTTCCCTACTACATCTACCCATCTCACTGATGGCGTTATTTATACCAGTTCCACCTGTTCTACAAGGAACGTTAGGCTTGCATGGTCGTTATGATCTTAGTGATACATCACCCCTAATCCATTCATCTCTCGTTCTAAAATCTACAATCCTTTCTAATCAGCAACCGTATCTTAAGCGTAATGCGGTTATTCTCAAGAATGGGATTCTTCATCTCGATTTAGCACTCCAAAGTCGTGAAAACGATAAGTTGATCACTCTTCAGGGAAGCGTTCCACTCGATCCTTCTTCAAATATCAGTCTTCAGATTGAAAGCCATAGAGGTACTCTGCACATGCTTGCCGGCCTAACCAGAGGTGACGTCAAAATTCACGCGGGTAAAGCTGATTTGAGTCTGATTCTACGAGGATCTCTTTCTCAGCCTATAGCCAATGGATTTATGGTGATATCTAATGGCAATATCACAGTTGGCGAACAAAACCTGAGCCGGGTTAATGCATCGATACTGTTCGATTCTAATCAAATTGAACTGCAGTGGTTAGAAGCACAGTTGGGATCGAGTGGCAAATTGCAAGGTGCTGGCTCTATCGGTTTGTTTCAGAGGCAAAAGGTCGATAGTCCACTCACCTTTGAAATCACTAAAGGCACAATTCATCAGTCGATTATCCGTTTCCAAGCTGATGGAAAACTGGTGGTTAAGGGTGCCCTAACTCAACCTTCCGTGGCTGGCAATCTTACTTTCTCAAATGGCGTGATTACGCCGCGCTCCGGGATCTTGAGCCGAACCCGCAACAGTGGGCTGAGCAATGTGGCTACTTCAAACGCTCGACCAAACCTAAAGGAAGATTTTATCCCTAAAATGTCCGTGGGAAAACTCTGGGGAGAAACGTGGGATTTCAAAAAGCCACTGGTCTTGATTGAGCCTAACACCCCTCTGCAAGAATCACAAGATCGCTTCAGGCAAATGAAGCCGAATCTTCCGACATTGCGATTCCGAAATCTAAAACTTGTTCTCGGTCCGAATTTAGAAGTAGAGATGCCTCCCTGGATCAGTTTTAGGGTTGGTGGTGAGCTGTTGCTGAATGGACCGTTAGACTCGTCACTCCAAACACGGGGTGTAATTAGACTCAATTCGGGACGCGTTACCCTTTTCACCACTACATTTTTACTAGATTCAAAGGCATCGAACGTAGCGGTATTCACCCCTTCACTGGGTTTAGTTCCCTATATCGATGTCGCAATGAAAGCCCGCGTTTCTGACAGCGTCGGTATTGGCGCTAGTGATCACGTAACTAACTCCAATGTGTTTGAAACGAATGGGTTGGGAATGATGTCGATTGGTGGCAGCCAATTAAATCTGGTCAAAGTCACCGTGGAAGCCGTGGGGAAGGCGGATCGTCTAAGAGACAACCTCAAACTTCGAAGTGCTCCTCCGATGGGCGAGTCTGAACTTCTGAGGTTGATTGGCGGTAATTCGCTGAATGGTCTTGCAGGAGCAGGAGGCGCTGCTTTGGCCACGATGGTAGGTCAATCTCTGCTATCACCGGTACTCGGAACGATCACCAATGTTCTTGGCCAAAGAATGCAGATTGGCTTATTACCCACCTATGTCACACCATCGGTTAAACCAGCCAAAGAGGGCGATCCGGGGCAGGCACCCCCCACTTTCACCCTGGTGACAGAAGTTGGAATTGATATAACCGATCGCTTTGATCTTTCTCTGATTGCAGCGCCCAATAATCCTAATGTCCCACCTCAGACTACCGTCACCTATCGGCTTACTCCCAGCACGACCTTATCGGGTTCTGTGGACTTTAAGGGTACCTGGCAAAGTCAGTTACAGGTCTTATTTCGATTCTGA
- a CDS encoding DUF2518 family protein, which produces MSIDQLLLTSAPWLAWLGLGLGLATVTAFLARWDIRFRLVGFSSFTLLLAVSSWGFGVSYTPPVVIDGAVRAPIVFDNGDNLVVAQVPPNINTSAIEPTLEQIAGNLRGSGRRNSRVVVRLRGIEPVGEGVGRPVILGETIRDFQIPNHKRVLPT; this is translated from the coding sequence ATGTCAATTGATCAGCTACTCCTAACTTCAGCGCCTTGGTTGGCCTGGTTGGGTCTTGGACTCGGATTAGCAACTGTAACGGCATTTCTAGCTCGCTGGGACATTCGTTTTCGCCTCGTAGGCTTTAGCAGTTTCACGTTGCTTTTAGCTGTAAGTAGCTGGGGTTTCGGCGTGAGTTACACGCCACCTGTCGTAATAGATGGTGCAGTGCGAGCGCCGATCGTATTCGATAACGGAGACAACCTCGTTGTAGCTCAGGTACCCCCGAACATTAATACTTCCGCAATCGAACCGACCCTCGAACAAATTGCTGGCAATTTGCGAGGGTCGGGACGAAGAAACAGTAGAGTAGTTGTGCGGCTTCGGGGTATTGAACCTGTCGGAGAAGGTGTAGGTCGTCCGGTAATACTTGGAGAAACAATCCGAGATTTCCAGATACCTAACCATAAAAGAGTATTGCCTACATAA